The following proteins are co-located in the Syngnathus scovelli strain Florida chromosome 5, RoL_Ssco_1.2, whole genome shotgun sequence genome:
- the LOC125969294 gene encoding neuromedin-K receptor, with product MPCTRCVFLSLDTETGMSTAPNTSVSSRSPPAHQFVQPAWRVVLWALVYCAVLGVALLGNAVVIWIILAHKRMRTVTNYFLLNLAVCDASTAAFNTLVNFIYAAHGEWYFGALYCTFHNLFPVTTVFASIYTMTAIAIDRYMAIIHPLKPRLSAKATLAVIVTIWSLALVLAFPLGYFSTTRALPRRTLCYVAWPRMADDPFMYHIILTVLVYVVPLVVMAITYSIIGVTLWGGEIPGDTSDNYHGQLRAKRKIVKMMMVVVVTFAFCWLPYHMYFIVMGLNKRLSKWKSIQQVYLAVLWLAMSSTMYNPIIYCCLNSKFRAGFKRVFRWCPFIRVTSYDELELQNRRRRPGPQSSMCTLSRVDTSILSKDKSVRSHGNTRRSMCKLQSDND from the exons ATGCCGTGCACCAGATGCGTCTTTTTGTCTTTGGACACCGAGACGGGAATGTCTACCGCCCCTAACACCTCCGTATCCAGCCGAAGCCCGCCGGCTCACCAGTTCGTGCAGCCGGCATGGCGAGTAGTTCTGTGGGCTCTGGTTTACTGCGCCGTCCTCGGCGTGGCTCTGCTGGGCAACGCGGTGGTCATCTGGATCATCTTGGCGCACAAGCGGATGAGGACAGTCACCAACTATTTTCTGCTCAATTTGGCGGTGTGCGACGCGTCCACGGCCGCTTTCAACACGCTGGTCAACTTCATCTACGCGGCCCACGGAGAGTGGTACTTCGGGGCGCTCTACTGCACCTTCCACAACTTGTTCCCGGTCACGACGGTGTTCGCCAGTATTTACACCATGACCGCGATTGCTATTGACAG GTACATGGCCATCATCCATCCCCTAAAGCCTCGTCTATCAGCCAAAGCCACTCTGGCCGTGATCGTGACCATCTGGAGTCTGGCCCTCGTCCTGGCCTTCCCCCTCGGCTATTTCTCCACAACTCGAGCCTTGCCTCGTAGGACTCTGTGCTACGTGGCCTGGCCCCGCATGGCCGACGACCCCTTCAT GTACCACATCATCCTGACTGTCCTGGTGTATGTGGTGCCTTTAGTGGTGATGGCCATCACTTATTCCATCATTGGTGTGACCCTGTGGGGAGGAGAGATCCCCGGAGACACATCGGATAACTACCATGGACAGCTGCGGGCAAAAAGGAAG attgtgaagatgatgatggtCGTGGTGGTGACCTTTGCCTTCTGCTGGCTGCCCTATCACATGTACTTCATAGTGATGGGCCTCAACAAACGTCTGAGCAAGTGGAAGTCTATCCAGCAGGTCTACCTGGCAGTGCTGTGGCTGGCCATGAGCTCCACCATGTACAACCCTATCATCTACTGCTGCCTCAATAGCAA GTTTCGAGCTGGCTTCAAGCGTGTTTTCCGCTGGTGTCCATTCATCCGAGTGACCAGCTATGATGAGCTGGAGCTCCAAAACAGACGTCGCCGCCCGGGTCCCCAGAGCAGCATGTGCACTCTGTCACGCGTCGACACCAGCATCCTCAGCAAGGACAAGAGCGTGCGCTCGCATGGTAATACACGTAGGTCCATGTGTAAATTGCAGTCTGATAATGACTAG
- the glb1 gene encoding beta-galactosidase, with protein sequence MIRTSAPQDAVERLRISACTCKKTQFEYRNKKQTLSCSSRRTWKGYWGGIVMSLLGLTRFLLLLLVGLSAAAPPSFQIDYQNDCFRKDGEKFRYISGSIHYSRIPRAYWKDRLLKMYMAGLNAIQTYIPWNFHEDSPGIYDFSGDRDLEHFLQLAQDVGLLVILRPGPYICAEWDMGGLPAWLLQKKDIVLRSSDPDYIAAVDRWMGRLLPMMKPFLYQNGGPIISVQVENEYGSYFTCDYNYMRHLYKLMRSYLGQDVVLFTTDGASIGFLKCGAIQGVYATVDFGPGSNVSAAFATQRFAEPRGPLVNSEYYTGWLDHWGSPHSTVSTKNVAVTLNEILAMGANVNLYMFIGGTNFGYWNGANLPYSAQPTSYDYNAPLTEAGDLTEKYFAIREVIKMYRKIPEGVVPPSSPKFAYDAVKMQQLQTVSEALDTISFSGPVESMFPQTFIDLNQAFGYVLYRTELPMNCSTPTPLSSPLNGVHDRAYVSIDGVASGILQRNKVLSINVTGKAGSQLDVLVENMGRINYGNGINDFKGLVSNLTLNNVVLKGWTMYSLSIDQAVAQGLLWETKPTSASPLPPAALSLPAFYGGTFIIPSGIPDLPQDTFISMPKWRKGQVWINGFNLGRYWSAQGPQLTLFVPASILSTDFPNNVTILELEVSPCLLGPCTVEFTTMPILNATVHSDHRQRWPLFRKDLL encoded by the exons ATGATTAGAACTTCCGCACCACAAGATGCCGTAGAACGACTTCGTATCTCTGCTTGCACATGTAAGAAAACCCAATTTGAGTATCGTAACAAGAAACAAACGCTTTCATGTAGTTCAAGAAGAACCTGGAAAGGTTATTGGGGAGGAATAGTCATGTCGCTGCTGGGTCTCACAAGATTCCTCCTACTGCTGCTCGTTGGACTGTCG GCAGCTGCTCCTCCGTCCTTCCAAATTGACTACCAGAACGACTGCTTCcgcaaagatggagagaagTTCCGCTACATCTCGGGCAGCATCCACTATAGCAGGATCCCAAGAGCCTACTGGAAGGACCGGCTGCTCAAGATGTACATGGCTGGCCTGAATGCCATCCAGAC GTATATTCCATGGAACTTCCACGAGGACTCCCCAGGCATTTATGACTTCAGCGGTGATCGAGATTTGGAACATTTCCTTCAGCTGGCTCAGGATGTCGGTCTGCTGGTTATCCTTCGACCAGGGCCTTATATTTGCGCCGAGTGGGACATG GGAGGACTACCTGCCTGGCTTCTCCAAAAGAAAGACATTGTGCTGCGCTCTTCAGATCCAG ATTACATAGCAGCAGTGGATCGCTGGATGGGCAGGTTGCTTCCGATGATGAAGCCTTTCCTCTATCAGAATGGCGGCCCCATCATCAGTGTGCAG GTGGAGAATGAATACGGCAGTTATTTCACTTGCGACTACAACTACATGCGTCACCTCTACAAGCTGATGCGGTCCTATCTGGGCCAGGACGTGGTGCTGTTCACTACTGACGGAGCCTCCATTGGTTTTCTCAAATGCGGCGCCATCCAAGGCGTTTACGCCACAGTCGACTTTGGGCCAG GTTCCAATGTGTCAGCAGCGTTTGCTACGCAACGATTTGCAGAACCTCGTGGACCTTTG GTGAATTCTGAGTACTACACTGGCTGGCTGGATCACTGGGGGTCGCCTCACTCCACTGTCTCTACCAAAAACGTGGCCGTGACCCTCAACGAGATCCTGGCAATGGGTGCCAACGTCAACct ATACATGTTTATTGGCGGGACCAATTTTGGATACTGGAATG GTGCCAATTTGCCCTACTCCGCTCAACCGACCAGTTACGACTACAATGCTCCGCTCACTGAGGCCGGCGACCTCACCGAGAAATACTTTGCAATCCGGGAGGTGATCAAAATG TACCGCAAAATACCCGAAGGGGTCGTCCCGCCATCAAGTCCAAAGTTTGCATATGATGCCGTTAAAATGCAGCAG CTCCAGACGGTGTCTGAAGCTTTAGATACCATCTCCTTCTCTGGTCCAGTGGAGAGCATGTTCCCTCAGACGTTCATTGACCTCAACCAG GCGTTTGGCTATGTGCTCTACAGGACTGAGCTGCCAATGAACTGCAGCACTCCCACGCCGCTATCATCGCCCCTGAACGGGGTCCATGATCGAGCATATGTGTCTATAGATGGA GTTGCTTCTGGGATTCTGCAGAGGAACAAAGTTTTAAGCATCAACGTGACAGGCAAAGCTGGCAGTCAACTTGACGTCTTGGTGGAGAATATGGGCCGGATCAACTATGGAAATGGCATCAATGATTTCAAG GGCCTCGTGAGCAACCTGACGTTGAACAACGTCGTGCTCAAAGGGTGGACCATGTACAGCCTCAGTATCGACCAAGCGGTCGCCCAGGGCctcttatgggaaacaaagcccACGTCGGCCAGCCCACTTCCCCCCGCTGCCCTGTCACTTCCGGCCTTCTACGGAGGAACTTTCATCATTCCCAGCGGCATCCCGGATCTACCTCAAGACACCTTCATCAGCATGCCCAAATGGCGAAAG GGGCAGGTTTGGATCAACGGTTTCAATTTGGGACGCTATTGGTCGGCGCAAGGCCCCCAGTTGACTCTTTTCGTCCCGGCAAGCATCCTCAGCACTGATTTTCCCAACAATGTGacaatcctggagctggaggtgagcCCGTGCCTCTTAGGACCATGCACGGTGGAGTTCACAACCATGCCCATCCTGAACGCAACGGTGCACAGCGACCACAGGCAACGCTGGCCGCTGTTTAGAAAGGATTTGCTTTAA
- the si:ch211-145b13.6 gene encoding T-cell ecto-ADP-ribosyltransferase 2 isoform X2, translating to MRDMKKKFLVVYMMLYTVSAVKLDMAPNAVDLFYEGCRDDTMEKLIRSDVLQQELSQDVGFMAAWSNKCSTLLPGGTKEHTSALLAFVNGNPAFKKAFNDAVETMGVNASTYEEHFHYKSLHFLLTDAMRLVTQKTCKNVYRISRAQYEVEKGARVRFGRFTTVQSDTSLKEDVEGGVYFNITTCFYINLEGFCGLTEDVAILSPAEEFTVEDVKRGDDGDYTEVILKHSKLKATDDCYASRAPEESASQWPVMALVSFVLFETLII from the exons ATGAGAGATATGAAGAAAAAATTCCTGGTGGTCTACATGATGTTGTACACG GTGAGTGCAGTTAAGTTGGACATGGCCCCCAACGCCGTGGACCTATTTTACGAGGGCTGTCGCGACGACACCATGGAGAAATTGATCCGCTCTGATGTGCTGCAACAAGAGCTGAGCCAGGATGTTGGCTTCATGGCAGCCTGGAGCAACAAGTGTTCCACGCTGCTCCCAGGAGGCACGAAGGAACACACCTCCGCTCTCTTGGCCTTTGTAAACGGAAACCCTGCGTTCAAGAAAGCCTTCAACGACGCGGTTGAGACCATGGGCGTCAACGCCAGCACTTATGAGGAGCACTTTCATTATAAGTCCCTACACTTCCTGCTCACGGATGCTATGAGACTGGTGACGCAGAAGACGTGCAAGAATGTATACCGAATTTCCCGAGCGCAATACGAAGTGGAAAAGGGTGCCCGAGTGAGATTCGGACGATTCACTACGGTCCAGTCAGACACGTCGCTGAAAGAGGACGTGGAGGGCGGAGTCTATTTCAACATCACCACATGCTTCTATATCAACCTGGAGGGCTTCTGCGGCCTTACCGAGGACGTCGCCATTTTGTCCCCCGCTGAGGAGTTCACGGTGGAGGACGTCAAGCGGGGAGACGATGGCGACTACACCGAGGTCATCCTGAAACACTCCAAACTGAAGGCTACTGACGACTGTTACGCATCACG GGCCCCGGAAGAGAGCGCCTCTCAGTGGCCGGTGATGGCACTTGTGTCCTTCGTTCTATTTGAGACACTCA TAATCTAA
- the si:ch211-145b13.6 gene encoding T-cell ecto-ADP-ribosyltransferase 2 isoform X1, which translates to MRDMKKKFLVVYMMLYTVSAVKLDMAPNAVDLFYEGCRDDTMEKLIRSDVLQQELSQDVGFMAAWSNKCSTLLPGGTKEHTSALLAFVNGNPAFKKAFNDAVETMGVNASTYEEHFHYKSLHFLLTDAMRLVTQKTCKNVYRISRAQYEVEKGARVRFGRFTTVQSDTSLKEDVEGGVYFNITTCFYINLEGFCGLTEDVAILSPAEEFTVEDVKRGDDGDYTEVILKHSKLKATDDCYASRAPEESASQWPVMALVSFVLFETLNH; encoded by the exons ATGAGAGATATGAAGAAAAAATTCCTGGTGGTCTACATGATGTTGTACACG GTGAGTGCAGTTAAGTTGGACATGGCCCCCAACGCCGTGGACCTATTTTACGAGGGCTGTCGCGACGACACCATGGAGAAATTGATCCGCTCTGATGTGCTGCAACAAGAGCTGAGCCAGGATGTTGGCTTCATGGCAGCCTGGAGCAACAAGTGTTCCACGCTGCTCCCAGGAGGCACGAAGGAACACACCTCCGCTCTCTTGGCCTTTGTAAACGGAAACCCTGCGTTCAAGAAAGCCTTCAACGACGCGGTTGAGACCATGGGCGTCAACGCCAGCACTTATGAGGAGCACTTTCATTATAAGTCCCTACACTTCCTGCTCACGGATGCTATGAGACTGGTGACGCAGAAGACGTGCAAGAATGTATACCGAATTTCCCGAGCGCAATACGAAGTGGAAAAGGGTGCCCGAGTGAGATTCGGACGATTCACTACGGTCCAGTCAGACACGTCGCTGAAAGAGGACGTGGAGGGCGGAGTCTATTTCAACATCACCACATGCTTCTATATCAACCTGGAGGGCTTCTGCGGCCTTACCGAGGACGTCGCCATTTTGTCCCCCGCTGAGGAGTTCACGGTGGAGGACGTCAAGCGGGGAGACGATGGCGACTACACCGAGGTCATCCTGAAACACTCCAAACTGAAGGCTACTGACGACTGTTACGCATCACG GGCCCCGGAAGAGAGCGCCTCTCAGTGGCCGGTGATGGCACTTGTGTCCTTCGTTCTATTTGAGACACTCAACCATTAG
- the cldnd1b gene encoding claudin domain-containing protein 1b encodes MVDNRYATALVIGAVLSLLAAVYLSVAVGTQHWYQYSSPPGSHDGSNTSLLGDDSVDGDFDEKTSSETLYRLNGTMGLWWWCILVPSQSHWFKEPDPKFKRQCERFTLPQQFLPKYKHPGNHNRDEDLLRTYLWRCQFLLPLVSLALVFLSGLIGVCACLCRSFTPTLAVGVLHLLAALCSLGSVCCFLAGVDLLHQYVRRPDGVESSLGWSLYLALISFPLQMMASALFLWAARSHRKNYTRMIAYRVA; translated from the exons ATGGTGGATAACCGCTATGCCACAGCCCTGGTCATCGGCGCCGTGCTGAGCCTGCTGGCTGCTGTGTATCTCTCGGTGGCCGTGGGAACGCAGCATTGGTACCAGTACAGCAGCCCACCGGGCTCACATGACGGAAGCAACACCTCATTGTTGGGAGATGACTCAGTTGACGGCGACTTTGACGAGAAGACGTCAAGCGAGACCTTGTATCGCCTCAACGGCACCATGGGACTGTGGTGGTGGTGCATCCTGGTGCCCAGCCAGTCTCACTGGTTCAAGGAGCCAG atcccaAGTTTAAAAGGCAGTGTGAGCGCTTCACTCTTCCCCAGCAGTTCTTGCCAAAATACAAACACCCTGGAAACCACAATCGTGACGAGGATCTGCTAAGGACAT ACTTGTGGAGGTGCCAGTTTCTCTTGCCTCTGGTATCACTGGCCTTGGTGTTCCTGAGCGGCCTCATCGGCGTCTGCGCTTGCCTGTGCCGCAGTTTCACGCCCACCCTGGCTGTGGGAGTGCTTCATCTTCTCGCAG CTTTGTGCTCTCTGGGCAGCGTGTGCTgcttcctggccggcgtggatctcCTCCACCAGTACGTCAGGCGGCCTGACGGGGTGGAGTCATCGCTGGGCTGGTCCCTCTACCTCGCCCTCATCTCCTTCCCGCTGCAGATGATGGCGTCTGCCTTGTTCCTCTGGGCGGCTCGCAGCCACCGCAAAAACTACACGCGCATGATCGCCTACAGGGTGGCCTAA
- the ccdc86 gene encoding coiled-coil domain-containing protein 86 isoform X1: MSKSNDVSNASKPGNVVEDGQDLPPMTTRTRSGRVVRRPYALQSSETPVRTPSRRTRKSVITEQNELEEQAPKPVEENPTVSVVQETVQEKPAVCGESETVEKPAVGVEPEPEPRTDAAVEVDTVPTTAPVEKAPATPQTESQDPQTESQDPQTESQPPQTESQPPQTESQPPQTESQPSKTESQPPQTESRPPKTKSQPPKTESQPPKKKPRRGTNVKQTVVIPLGKPKSGRVWKNRNKQRFSALVRDAALCTSWEKKMQAKREKQLVQKYSSQLKEQKAQAKEEKRKRREENLKRREENERKAEVVEVIRNTAKLKRMRKKQLRKIEKRDTLALLEKSNNSEKKNQNQKNNNKTKRAKKNKSENLI; the protein is encoded by the exons ATGTCGAAAAGCAATGATGTGAGCAACGCTTCTAAACCGGGGAACGTAGTTGAAGACGGCCAGGACCTACCGCCCATGACCACGCGGACCCGAAGCGGCCGAGTGGTGCGTCGCCCCTACGCACTCCAAAGCTCTGAAACTCCGGTAAGGACTCCCAGTAGGAGGACCAGAAAGTCCGTCATAACAGAACAGAATGAGCTGGAGGAACAGGCACCAAAACCAGTTGAGGAGAATCCTACTGTGAGTGTCGTCCAAGAAACGGTACAGGAGAAGCCCGCAGTGTGTGGTGAATCGGAGACGGTGGAAAAGCCCGCCGTAGGTGTCGAACCGGAGCCTGAGCCTCGTACAGACGCTGCAGTAGAGGTTGACACAGTACCCACAACCGCACCAGTAGAAAAAGCACCAGCGACCCCTCAGACAGAGTCGCAAGACCCTCAGACAGAGTCGCAAGACCCTCAGACAGAGTCGCAACCTCCACAGACGGAGTCGCAACCTCCACAGACGGAGTCGCAACCTCCTCAGACGGAGTCGCAACCCTCAAAGACGGAGTCGCAACCTCCTCAGACGGAGTCGCGACCCCCAAAGACGAAGTCGCAACCCCCTAAGACGGAGTCGCAACCCCCTAAGAAGAAGCCTCGCCGGGGAACTAATGTGAAACAGACTGTAGTGATTCCTCTGGGGAAGCCAAAATCAGGACGAGTGTGGAAGAACCGCAACAAACAGAG GTTCTCTGCGTTAGTACGAGATGCGGCGCTGTGCACCTCCTGGGAGAAAAAGATGCAGGCCAAGCGAGAGAAGCAACTGGTGCAGAAGTACTCGTCACAACTAAAAGAGCAGAAAGCCCAAGCGAAAGAg GAAAAGCGTAAACGGCGAGAGGAGAACTTGAAGCGGCGCGAGGAGAACGAACGCAAAGCGGAGGTCGTGGAAGTG ATCCGAAACACGGCAAAGCTCAAGAGGATGAGGAAGAAGCAGTTGAGGAAGATCGAGAAGCGCGACACGCTTGCACTGCTGGAAAAGTCCAACAACAGCGAGAAGAAGAACCAgaaccaaaaaaacaacaacaaaactaagcgagcaaaaaaaaacaaaagcgaaAATCTGATTTAA
- the LOC125969292 gene encoding autotransporter adhesin BpaC — protein sequence MLLLILLQLLLIASINAQTPALTTPNAVSSNAVTTAGNAATGNAATTAGNAVTGNVATTAGNAATGNAATTIANAATTAGNAVTGNAATTAGNVATGNAATTTANAATTAGNAATTAGNAATTAGNAVTGNAATTTANAATTAGNAATGNAATTTGNAATTAGNAATTAGNAATTAGNAATGNAATTSGNAATTAGNAVTGNAATTTANAATTAGNAATTAGNAATGNAATRTGNAATTAGNAATGNAATTSGSAVTGNAATTAGNVATANAATTTGNAATTAGNAATTAGNAATTAGNAATTAGNAATGNAATTTGNAATTAGNAATTAGNAATGNAATTPGNAVTGNATTTAGNVATGNATTGSANTGATTNANNPTTTSAAVMSTRVNWVLLSHLCVALLKLYTM from the exons atgctcttgttaATCCTGCTCCAACTCCTGCTCATCG CATCCATAAATGCTCAGACACCTGCCCTCACTACGCCCAATGCTGTGAGCAGCAATGCCGTGACCACAGCCGGTAACGCCGCGACTGGCAATGCTGCAACCACAGCTGGCAATGCTGTGACCGGCAATGTCGCAACTACAGCTGGAAACGCAGCAACTGGCAATGCTGCAACCACAATTGCTAACGCTGCAACCACAGCTGGCAACGCGGTGACCGGCAATGCCGCAACTACAGCTGGAAACGTAGCAACTGGCAATGCTGCAACCACAACTGCTAACGCTGCAACCACAGCTGGTAACGCTGCAACCACAGCTGGTAACGCTGCAACCACAGCTGGTAACGCAGTAACTGGCAATGCTGCAACCACAACTGCTAACGCTGCAACCACAGCTGGTAACGCTGCAACCGGCAATGCTGCAACCACAACTGGTAACGCTGCAACCACAGCTGGTAACGCTGCAACCACAGCTGGTAACGCTGCAACCACAGCTGGTAACGCTGCGACCGGCAATGCCGCAACAACATCTGGCAATGCCGCAACCACAGCTGGAAACGCAGTAACTGGCAATGCTGCAACCACAACTGCTAACGCTGCAACCACAGCTGGTAATGCTGCAACCACAGCTGGTAATGCTGCGACCGGCAATGCTGCAACCAGAACTGGTAACGCTGCAACCACAGCTGGTAACGCTGCGACCGGCAATGCCGCAACGACGTCTGGCAGTGCTGTGACCGGCAATGCCGCAACCACAGCTGGAAACGTAGCAACTGCCAATGCTGCAACCACAACTGGTAACGCTGCAACCACAGCTGGTAACGCTGCAACCACAGCTGGTAACGCTGCAACCACAGCTGGTAACGCTGCAACCACAGCTGGTAACGCTGCGACCGGCAATGCTGCAACCACAACTGGTAACGCTGCAACCACAGCTGGTAACGCTGCAACCACAGCTGGTAACGCTGCGACCGGCAATGCCGCAACAACGCCTGGCAATGCTGTAACTGGCAATGCCACAACCACAGCTGGAAACGTAGCAACTGGCAACGCCACAACTGGGAGTGCAAACACTGGAGCAACAACAAATGCTAACAACCCAACGACGACAAGCGCCGCTGTCATGTCAACTCGCGTGAACTGGGTTCTCCTAAGTCACCTCTGCGTGGCACTCCTTAAACTCTACACAATGTAA
- the acy3.2 gene encoding N-acyl-aromatic-L-amino acid amidohydrolase (carboxylate-forming) B: MEDLSFSPMSRVAICGGTHGNEMTGVYVIQEMEKKKKDKVGSVSVTTVLSNPEAVKVCRRYMDKDLNRCFTDTLLSAPLPASSPYEMKRAHELNALLGPKGNPQAMDFLCDIHNTTANMGMCFIFNGFDWIALHLFKYVKSKTTFGPVRAIQLDTTLAEPYSLESVAKHGFALEVGPQPTGVVRADIYNMVTETLDLIMDWLEKFNSGSTFEGGEVEAYCQTGVLDYPRDPATDEIIAAIHPQLQDNDFKLLRAGDPIFQSFNGETVKYEGEETYPFFVNECAYYEKRIAFQLARKITICLPSVSVKKD, encoded by the exons ATGGAGGACCTCTCCTTTTCACCGATGTCCCGTGTCGCTATTTGCGGTGGTACGCACGGCAATGAGATGACGGGGGTATACGTGATACAAGagatggagaaaaagaaaaaggacaagGTCGGCTCTGTGTCCGTAACGACAGTCCTTTCAAATCCGGAGGCTGTTAAAGTGTGCAGACGGTACATGGACAAAGATCTCAATCGTTGCTTCACGGATACTTTGCTGAG CGCACCTTTACCGGCCTCCTCGCCGTACGAGATGAAGCGAGCTCACGAGCTCAACGCTCTGCTCGGGCCTAAAGGAAACCCGCAGGCCATGGACTTCCTGTGCGACATCCACAACACGACGGCCAACATGGGCATGTGCTTCATCTTTAACGGATTCGACTGGATCGCCCTGCACCTTTTTAAATACGTAAAG AGTAAAACAACATTTGGGCCTGTGAGAGCAATCCAGCTTGACACGACACTTGCAGAGCCCTACTCACTTGAATCGGTAGCTAAACATGGTTTTG CGTTGGAGGTCGGACCTCAACCCACCGGAGTGGTCAGAGCAGACATTTACAACATGGTGACGGAAACGCTGGATCTCATCATGGATTGGCTTGAAAAATTTAATTCTG GAAGTACGTTCGAGGGTGGTGAAGTAGAGGCCTACTGTCAAACCGGCGTCCTCGACTACCCAAGAGATCCCGCCACCGACGAGATCATCGCTGCTATTCATCCCCAGCTACAG GACAACGACTTCAAGCTTCTCCGTGCCGGGGATCCCATTTTCCAGTCGTTCAATGGCGAGACGGTTAAGTACGAGGGCGAGGAGACCTACCCGTTCTTTGTGAACGAATGCGCCTACTACGAGAAGAGGATCGCCTTTCAATTAGCTCGCAAGATTACTATTTGCCTCCCATCCGTCAGTGTGAAAAAGGACTGA
- the ccdc86 gene encoding coiled-coil domain-containing protein 86 isoform X2, giving the protein MSKSNDVSNASKPGNVVEDGQDLPPMTTRTRSGRVVRRPYALQSSETPVRTPSRRTRKSVITEQNELEEQAPKPVEENPTVSVVQETVQEKPAVCGESETVEKPAVGVEPEPEPRTDAAVEVDTVPTTAPVEKAPATPQTESQDPQTESQDPQTESQPPQTESQPPQTESQPPQTESRPPKTKSQPPKTESQPPKKKPRRGTNVKQTVVIPLGKPKSGRVWKNRNKQRFSALVRDAALCTSWEKKMQAKREKQLVQKYSSQLKEQKAQAKEEKRKRREENLKRREENERKAEVVEVIRNTAKLKRMRKKQLRKIEKRDTLALLEKSNNSEKKNQNQKNNNKTKRAKKNKSENLI; this is encoded by the exons ATGTCGAAAAGCAATGATGTGAGCAACGCTTCTAAACCGGGGAACGTAGTTGAAGACGGCCAGGACCTACCGCCCATGACCACGCGGACCCGAAGCGGCCGAGTGGTGCGTCGCCCCTACGCACTCCAAAGCTCTGAAACTCCGGTAAGGACTCCCAGTAGGAGGACCAGAAAGTCCGTCATAACAGAACAGAATGAGCTGGAGGAACAGGCACCAAAACCAGTTGAGGAGAATCCTACTGTGAGTGTCGTCCAAGAAACGGTACAGGAGAAGCCCGCAGTGTGTGGTGAATCGGAGACGGTGGAAAAGCCCGCCGTAGGTGTCGAACCGGAGCCTGAGCCTCGTACAGACGCTGCAGTAGAGGTTGACACAGTACCCACAACCGCACCAGTAGAAAAAGCACCAGCGACCCCTCAGACAGAGTCGCAAGACCCTCAGACAGAGTCGCAAGACCCTCAGACAGAGTCGCAACCTCCACAGACGGAGTCGCAACCTCCACAGACGGAGTCGCAAC CTCCTCAGACGGAGTCGCGACCCCCAAAGACGAAGTCGCAACCCCCTAAGACGGAGTCGCAACCCCCTAAGAAGAAGCCTCGCCGGGGAACTAATGTGAAACAGACTGTAGTGATTCCTCTGGGGAAGCCAAAATCAGGACGAGTGTGGAAGAACCGCAACAAACAGAG GTTCTCTGCGTTAGTACGAGATGCGGCGCTGTGCACCTCCTGGGAGAAAAAGATGCAGGCCAAGCGAGAGAAGCAACTGGTGCAGAAGTACTCGTCACAACTAAAAGAGCAGAAAGCCCAAGCGAAAGAg GAAAAGCGTAAACGGCGAGAGGAGAACTTGAAGCGGCGCGAGGAGAACGAACGCAAAGCGGAGGTCGTGGAAGTG ATCCGAAACACGGCAAAGCTCAAGAGGATGAGGAAGAAGCAGTTGAGGAAGATCGAGAAGCGCGACACGCTTGCACTGCTGGAAAAGTCCAACAACAGCGAGAAGAAGAACCAgaaccaaaaaaacaacaacaaaactaagcgagcaaaaaaaaacaaaagcgaaAATCTGATTTAA